In the Alkaliphilus oremlandii OhILAs genome, one interval contains:
- the fabK gene encoding enoyl-[acyl-carrier-protein] reductase FabK → MFKTRISELLNIQYPILQGGMAWVATSQLAAAVSEAGGLGILGAGNAPAEIIEKEILKVKKQTNKPFGVNIMLLSPFVDEVVDVVCKHNVPVVTTGAGNPGKFMEKFKEKGIKVIPVVPSVALAKRMESLGADAVIVEGTEAGGHVGELTTMVLTPQIVDAIHIPVIAAGGIADGRGFLAALSLGAEGVQMGTRFICAEECIAHNNYKNMVIKAKDRDAIVTARSTGHPVRVLKNKFAKEFIHLEKVGLPPEEIEKLGEGKLKIAVIDGEVDNGSVMAGQIAGMVSKIQPCKEIIEEIIFEADQQLSLLGNFCREA, encoded by the coding sequence ATGTTTAAAACTAGAATTTCTGAACTGTTAAATATTCAATATCCCATATTACAGGGTGGAATGGCTTGGGTTGCTACGTCTCAATTAGCGGCTGCTGTTTCTGAAGCAGGTGGCCTCGGCATTCTAGGTGCAGGAAATGCTCCTGCTGAAATTATAGAAAAAGAAATTTTAAAGGTAAAGAAGCAGACTAATAAACCCTTTGGTGTCAATATCATGTTGTTATCTCCCTTTGTTGACGAGGTTGTGGACGTTGTTTGTAAGCATAATGTTCCGGTCGTGACGACAGGTGCAGGAAATCCTGGAAAATTCATGGAGAAATTTAAAGAAAAAGGCATCAAAGTAATTCCTGTAGTCCCATCTGTTGCACTGGCCAAAAGGATGGAAAGCTTAGGTGCAGATGCTGTAATTGTAGAAGGAACAGAAGCGGGAGGTCATGTGGGAGAACTAACAACCATGGTGCTAACACCACAAATCGTAGATGCTATCCACATTCCGGTAATTGCAGCTGGAGGAATCGCTGATGGGAGAGGGTTTTTGGCAGCTTTGTCCCTAGGAGCAGAAGGGGTACAAATGGGTACAAGATTCATTTGTGCTGAAGAATGTATTGCTCATAATAATTATAAAAATATGGTTATTAAAGCGAAGGATAGAGATGCCATCGTCACAGCAAGATCCACAGGCCATCCAGTAAGGGTTTTAAAAAATAAATTCGCTAAAGAATTTATTCATCTGGAAAAAGTCGGTTTGCCTCCAGAAGAAATTGAAAAATTAGGTGAAGGGAAACTAAAAATCGCTGTAATCGATGGTGAAGTAGATAACGGTTCCGTAATGGCTGGTCAGATTGCAGGGATGGTTTCAAAAATTCAACCTTGTAAAGAAATTATAGAAGAAATCATCTTTGAAGCAGATCAACAATTGTCTTTATTGGGCAATTTCTGCAGGGAGGCTTAA
- the fabD gene encoding ACP S-malonyltransferase, whose protein sequence is MKNVAFVFPGQGAQYVGMGKDFVEHFRISKEIFLESSDAIHLDVEKLCFEGPENELMKTENTQPAILTTSVAILKVLESEGFDCSMTAGLSLGEYTSLVKSNVITFKDAVQLVKKRGKYMQDEVPEGVGTMAAILGLDREPLESCLEKAKINGIVEIANYNSPGQIVISGEVKAVEMAVDLAREAGAKKAVILPVSAPFHCSLLKGAGVKLKKDLELLKINDPQVPVVTNVEAKILTSRFKVIPSLVEQISKSVLWEDSISMMINEGIENFIEIGPGKALGSFIKKIAKIKGKKVNAFSIEDVQGFKELIKTEMGV, encoded by the coding sequence ATGAAGAATGTTGCATTTGTTTTCCCAGGGCAAGGCGCACAATATGTAGGAATGGGCAAAGATTTTGTAGAACATTTTCGTATTTCAAAAGAGATTTTTCTAGAATCTAGCGATGCAATCCATTTAGACGTTGAAAAACTATGCTTTGAAGGACCCGAAAACGAATTGATGAAAACAGAAAATACGCAGCCTGCCATCCTTACCACTTCTGTTGCCATATTGAAGGTATTAGAAAGTGAAGGTTTCGATTGTAGCATGACTGCTGGATTAAGTTTAGGAGAGTATACCTCCTTAGTAAAATCCAATGTGATTACATTTAAAGACGCAGTTCAATTAGTAAAAAAAAGAGGGAAATATATGCAGGATGAAGTTCCTGAGGGAGTGGGTACGATGGCTGCAATTTTAGGATTGGATCGAGAGCCATTGGAAAGCTGTTTAGAAAAAGCAAAGATAAATGGAATTGTAGAGATAGCAAACTACAATAGTCCAGGGCAGATCGTTATTTCTGGAGAAGTGAAGGCCGTAGAAATGGCAGTGGATTTAGCCCGCGAAGCTGGTGCTAAAAAAGCGGTGATACTGCCTGTCAGTGCACCTTTTCATTGTAGCTTATTGAAGGGTGCAGGCGTGAAGCTGAAAAAGGATTTGGAACTATTAAAAATTAACGATCCACAAGTTCCTGTTGTGACCAATGTAGAGGCGAAAATTCTGACCTCTAGATTCAAAGTGATCCCTTCCTTAGTAGAGCAGATTAGTAAATCTGTACTATGGGAAGACTCAATTTCCATGATGATCAATGAAGGAATAGAAAATTTCATAGAAATTGGTCCTGGCAAAGCCTTAGGCTCCTTTATAAAGAAAATAGCCAAAATAAAAGGGAAAAAAGTAAATGCTTTCAGTATAGAAGATGTTCAAGGTTTTAAAGAATTAATAAAAACAGAAATGGGGGTGTAA
- the fabG gene encoding 3-oxoacyl-[acyl-carrier-protein] reductase, with protein sequence MLNLSGKTALVTGGSRGIGRSIALALASQGANVIINYTSNEQSALEVVEEIKKFNVQALAVKANISSAEEVQFMMNKIEEVFTEIHILVNNAGITRDNLLIKMKEEDWDQVMDINLKGAFLCTKAVARKMIKQKYGRIINLASVVGIVGNPGQGNYCASKAGIIGFTKSIAKEIAGKNITVNAIAPGFIDTDMTMALPEKVRDTMLEVIPMKRYGLPEDIANLAVFLSSDHASYITGQVINVDGGMAM encoded by the coding sequence ATTTTGAACTTATCAGGTAAAACAGCTTTAGTAACTGGAGGATCTAGAGGTATCGGTCGCTCCATAGCATTGGCACTTGCAAGCCAAGGCGCCAATGTGATTATCAACTATACCAGCAATGAACAAAGCGCATTGGAGGTTGTAGAAGAAATAAAGAAATTTAATGTTCAGGCACTAGCAGTGAAGGCTAATATTTCAAGTGCAGAAGAAGTTCAGTTCATGATGAACAAAATAGAAGAAGTATTTACTGAAATCCACATCCTGGTAAACAATGCAGGAATTACGAGGGATAATCTGCTCATCAAAATGAAAGAGGAAGATTGGGACCAAGTGATGGACATCAATTTAAAGGGAGCATTCCTTTGCACAAAAGCAGTAGCTAGAAAGATGATCAAACAGAAATATGGCAGGATTATCAATTTAGCATCTGTTGTAGGGATTGTAGGAAATCCAGGACAAGGAAACTACTGTGCTTCTAAGGCTGGAATCATAGGCTTCACAAAGTCCATTGCAAAAGAAATCGCAGGCAAAAATATTACGGTTAATGCTATTGCGCCTGGATTTATAGATACAGATATGACCATGGCCCTTCCAGAGAAGGTAAGGGACACCATGCTGGAGGTAATTCCGATGAAAAGATACGGACTTCCAGAGGATATTGCGAACTTGGCTGTATTCTTGAGCAGTGACCATGCCAGCTATATTACGGGTCAGGTGATCAATGTAGATGGCGGCATGGCAATGTAA
- the acpP gene encoding acyl carrier protein translates to MTFEKVVNIIVDQLGVEDSSAISRETSLMKDLEADSLDAVEIIMGIEDEFGIEVPDEEASKFKNIGDIVDYVEANK, encoded by the coding sequence ATGACATTCGAAAAAGTAGTAAACATTATTGTGGATCAATTAGGTGTAGAAGATAGCAGTGCAATTAGCAGAGAGACCTCTTTGATGAAGGATTTAGAGGCAGATTCTTTAGATGCTGTTGAAATCATCATGGGAATCGAAGATGAATTTGGAATAGAAGTACCAGATGAAGAAGCGAGTAAGTTTAAGAACATAGGCGATATTGTGGATTATGTAGAGGCAAACAAATAA
- the fabF gene encoding beta-ketoacyl-ACP synthase II: MKRRVVITGMGCITPIGSSIDKFWDSLIKGVSGISNITRFDTTDFPTQIAGEVKDFCPEEYIEKREVKRMDRFSQFAVAASKMAVADGNLDLDAIDKNRFGVILGSGIGGMETMEEQSKKLLEKGPGRISPFFIPMMISNMGSSQISIALGAKGPNQTVVTACASATNAIGEAFRTIQNSDADIMITGGTEASITPLSIAGFCSMKAMSTRNEDPTKASRPFDANRDGFVMGEGAGILLIEELSHALKRDARIYGEIVGYGTTSDAYHITSPSPNGEGGARAMSKALQDADITYEKIDYINAHGTSTPYNDEFETAAIKDVFKEHAYKLVMNSTKSMTGHLLGAAGAVEAIACILSINKSMVHPTINYETPDPKCDLDYVPNKARTLNIDYALSNSLGFGGHNATIIFKKYE, encoded by the coding sequence ATGAAAAGAAGAGTCGTTATAACAGGGATGGGATGTATTACCCCAATCGGCAGTAGTATAGATAAATTTTGGGATTCTTTAATCAAAGGTGTTTCAGGAATCAGCAACATCACCAGATTTGATACAACGGATTTCCCTACGCAGATTGCAGGTGAGGTAAAAGATTTTTGTCCAGAAGAATATATTGAAAAAAGAGAAGTAAAAAGGATGGATAGATTTAGCCAATTTGCAGTTGCTGCTTCAAAGATGGCAGTTGCAGATGGAAATTTAGATCTGGATGCCATTGATAAAAATAGATTCGGTGTGATTCTGGGCTCTGGAATTGGCGGCATGGAAACCATGGAGGAGCAGAGCAAGAAATTACTAGAGAAGGGTCCTGGTAGAATTAGTCCGTTTTTCATTCCGATGATGATATCCAATATGGGCTCTAGCCAGATATCCATTGCTCTTGGAGCAAAAGGGCCGAATCAAACGGTCGTTACGGCTTGTGCCTCTGCTACCAATGCAATTGGTGAAGCCTTTAGAACCATTCAAAACTCAGATGCGGACATTATGATTACAGGTGGTACAGAGGCTTCTATCACACCGCTTTCCATTGCAGGATTTTGTTCCATGAAAGCCATGTCCACAAGAAATGAAGATCCTACAAAAGCCAGTAGACCATTTGATGCCAATAGAGATGGCTTCGTAATGGGGGAGGGTGCAGGGATACTGTTAATAGAAGAACTGAGTCACGCGCTGAAAAGAGATGCTAGAATCTATGGAGAGATTGTGGGATACGGCACGACTTCCGACGCTTATCATATTACATCACCTTCGCCAAATGGGGAAGGTGGCGCAAGAGCTATGTCAAAGGCTTTGCAGGATGCTGATATAACCTATGAAAAAATAGACTATATCAATGCCCATGGAACCAGCACACCTTATAACGATGAGTTTGAAACAGCAGCTATTAAAGACGTATTTAAAGAACATGCCTATAAATTAGTGATGAACTCTACAAAGTCCATGACAGGCCACCTATTGGGTGCTGCAGGAGCCGTAGAAGCGATTGCTTGCATCCTATCGATTAACAAGAGTATGGTCCATCCTACCATCAATTATGAAACGCCAGATCCAAAATGTGACTTAGATTACGTTCCAAATAAAGCAAGGACACTTAATATAGACTATGCACTTTCTAATTCATTGGGATTCGGTGGGCATAATGCAACGATTATTTTTAAAAAATACGAATAG
- the rnc gene encoding ribonuclease III: MKLEYNRMEQIKEFQKIIGYQFKNLSIINEALTHSSYTNEYRKKQVQNNERLEFLGDSVLGIVVSEYIYLKYKDLPEGELTKIRANVVCEPSLGNQAKEIKLGQYLLLGKGEEATGGRDRVSILADAFEAVIGALYLDGGIAVAGKFILDMLTRSIELAIEGNLFRDYKTDLQEILQSKYDEKISYKVVSEVGPDHNKTFEVEILLGEKSLGMGEGKSKKEAEQRAAKSALKKVELEHGKR, from the coding sequence ATGAAGCTAGAGTATAACCGCATGGAGCAGATCAAAGAGTTTCAAAAAATAATAGGGTATCAATTTAAGAATTTAAGTATCATCAACGAAGCCTTGACCCATAGTTCCTATACCAATGAATATAGAAAAAAACAAGTTCAAAATAATGAGCGGCTTGAATTTTTAGGAGATTCAGTTTTAGGAATTGTAGTGAGCGAGTATATCTATTTAAAGTATAAGGATCTCCCAGAAGGAGAATTAACGAAAATTAGAGCCAATGTTGTATGTGAACCCTCCTTGGGGAATCAAGCAAAAGAAATTAAGCTTGGTCAGTATTTACTACTTGGCAAAGGCGAAGAGGCAACGGGGGGAAGGGATAGAGTATCTATATTGGCAGATGCTTTTGAAGCTGTCATAGGAGCATTGTATCTAGATGGTGGAATTGCAGTAGCTGGCAAGTTTATATTGGACATGCTGACCCGCAGTATAGAGTTAGCTATTGAAGGGAATCTTTTTAGAGATTATAAAACAGACTTACAAGAGATATTGCAAAGCAAGTACGATGAGAAGATCAGTTATAAAGTCGTTAGTGAAGTTGGTCCAGACCACAACAAGACCTTTGAGGTGGAGATTTTATTAGGAGAGAAATCTCTTGGAATGGGAGAAGGCAAAAGTAAAAAGGAAGCGGAGCAAAGGGCTGCTAAAAGTGCTTTAAAGAAGGTGGAATTAGAACATGGAAAAAGGTAA
- a CDS encoding elongator complex protein 3 translates to MEKGKIIIPIFIPHRGCPHDCSFCNQKKIAGIGTDVTAEQVLEIIEAQLEHLKDVNRPKEIAFYGGSFTGLPYEQQRQLLAMAYEKKKLNFIQDIRISTRPDYINEEILQLLGSYGVSIIELGVQSTDPTVLELNNRGHSKEDVYRAAALIKKQNIQLGLQMMVGLYGDTKEKMLRTARDIIDCTPDFVRIYPTIIIQDTLLEKLYREGKYKPISLDEAVYLCKELVLEFDQYQIPIIRLGLQATEEITIGKSIIAGPYHPAFRELVETEIYKDRIEYKMSLYKGIEGKILKIYCNTTECSKVAGYSQKNKNYFKDKFNLKGIKIFGVDRIPSGEVDIEIFL, encoded by the coding sequence ATGGAAAAAGGTAAAATCATTATTCCTATATTTATTCCTCATAGGGGATGCCCCCATGATTGTAGCTTTTGCAATCAAAAAAAGATAGCAGGTATAGGGACTGATGTAACAGCGGAACAGGTCTTAGAAATTATAGAAGCGCAGTTGGAACATTTGAAAGATGTGAACCGACCCAAAGAAATCGCTTTTTATGGTGGAAGTTTTACAGGATTACCCTATGAACAGCAGCGCCAGCTTTTAGCCATGGCCTACGAGAAAAAGAAGCTGAATTTCATTCAAGATATTAGAATTTCTACTAGACCAGATTATATTAATGAAGAAATACTCCAGTTACTAGGAAGCTATGGCGTATCTATAATTGAATTAGGTGTGCAATCTACGGATCCTACTGTCTTAGAATTAAATAATAGAGGTCATTCCAAAGAAGATGTATATCGAGCTGCAGCTTTAATAAAAAAGCAAAACATCCAGTTGGGGCTTCAAATGATGGTAGGTTTATATGGAGATACCAAGGAAAAAATGTTACGGACAGCACGAGATATTATTGATTGTACACCTGATTTCGTTAGAATCTATCCAACAATTATTATACAGGATACTTTGCTGGAAAAATTATATCGAGAAGGTAAATATAAGCCGATCAGTCTAGATGAGGCTGTTTACTTATGCAAAGAATTAGTTTTAGAATTCGATCAATACCAAATACCGATTATTCGATTGGGGTTACAGGCAACGGAGGAAATTACCATCGGTAAGAGCATTATTGCAGGTCCCTATCATCCTGCATTTCGAGAGCTTGTAGAAACAGAAATCTATAAAGATAGAATAGAATACAAGATGAGCCTATATAAAGGAATCGAAGGAAAAATCTTAAAAATATATTGCAATACAACTGAATGCTCTAAAGTCGCTGGATACAGCCAAAAAAATAAGAACTACTTCAAAGATAAATTTAATTTGAAGGGCATAAAAATTTTCGGTGTCGATCGTATTCCTTCTGGAGAAGTAGATATAGAGATCTTCCTGTAA